One segment of Onychomys torridus chromosome 3, mOncTor1.1, whole genome shotgun sequence DNA contains the following:
- the Tfec gene encoding transcription factor EC isoform X2, which produces MMKEKEKTIAIVKVIDPSKLKLLSGSILDVYSSEQVISPVNANLMSTSCPSNLPMKKEIAETDTRALTKERQKKDNHNLIERRRRYNINYRIKELGSLIPKSNDPDMRWNKGTILKASVEYIKWLQKEQQRARELEHRQKKLEQANRQLVLRIQELEIQARAHGLPMLASLGTADFSTHITKQQTHPEKNPVGCCQQLTPSQGTSPEFCEQALAFSDPLSHFTDLSFSAALKEEQRLDGMLLSDTICPFGTDPLLSATSPAVSKASSRSSFSSEDGDEL; this is translated from the exons ttgtctgGTAGTATTTTGGATGTGTACAGTAGTGAGCAGGTGATTTCTCCAGTTAATGCGAATCTTATGAGTACTTCCTGTCCAAGCAACCTGCCCATGAAAAAGGAAATTGCAG aaACTGACACTAGAGCTTTGacgaaagagagacagaaaaaggacAACCACAACCTCA ttgaaagaagaagaaggtatAATATTAATTACCGAATCAAGGAGCTTGGCAGTCTTATTCCAAAGTCTAATGATCC TGATATGCGCTGGAACAAAGGAACCATTCTAAAAGCATCTGTGGAGTACATCAAGTGGCTACAAAAAGAACAACAGAGAGCCCGGGAGTTAGAACACAGACAGAAGAAGTTAGAGCAGGCTAACCGGCAGCTTGTGCTCCGGATTCAG GAACTAGAAATACAAGCGCGTGCTCATGGTCTGCCAATGCTGGCTTCACTTGGCACAGCTGACTTCAGTACCCACATCACCAAACAGCAGACCCATCCTGAGAAGAACCCAGTAGGCTGCTGCCAACAACTGACTCCATCTCAGGGGACAAGCCCGGAGTTCTGTGAGCAAGCTCTGGCCTTCTCTGATCCTCTGTCTCACTTCACAGATTTATCATTTAGTGCCGCACTAAAAGAGGAACAAAGATTGGACGGCATGCTACTAAGTGATACAATCTGTCCCTTTGGCACCGACCCACTTCTCTCAGCCACTTCCCCTGCAGTTTCCAAAGCAAGCAGTCGAAGCAGCTTTAGCTCAGAGGATGGTGATGAATTATAA